A section of the Bacteroidia bacterium genome encodes:
- a CDS encoding patatin-like phospholipase family protein: MSETNPQQPGKKFQIGLTMAGAISAGAYTAGVIDYLLETLQRWEEVKGKQADMPSHEVEIPVITGASAGGMTAVMIAKALYQETKPVERELKLEENSSNILYDCWVNLTESVGSPVMLDQLLSLKDLQRYEKIPYYSKLKSLFNSSFIENIANKHIPNSASNHTPAGFVPKDLELLLTLTNIQGFKFVEKFNPTSTSSTQMSGVYKVVKHADYGNFVIGKNSYANDGRIPIDFGAPDPQDLNTLRQCAMATGAFPVGLSYREVKRKVQYIKDNPWINLDPSIPLEVGKDQTHNALMVDGGAINNEPYKMAIRLLNKRRLGNKSEDYLSEPLRNAAILMVDPFPTEEENESKPNFDPGLMGIIPALVNAMQEQLLYSSTKGNEFYRESQNNRPLYLISPTRKDKNAQTIVGNKAIACGSLGGFGGLLSRDFRQHDFFLGRRNCQRFLQKYFVVEWKDEYHTNPNLFENDYYQLVLSGYSGKKEAVERYKVFNEGKWYVPIIPDTKYSRAEEQNKMEVKQPEWKKIDFCKDIYRIKPQIKKRLKTATYAAFDPGLFVKVAINLGFGVLGNTVSDMVLKHIKNELESWELLE, from the coding sequence ATGTCCGAAACAAACCCTCAACAGCCTGGGAAAAAATTCCAGATTGGATTAACCATGGCCGGTGCCATCAGTGCCGGAGCTTATACCGCAGGAGTAATTGACTATTTATTAGAAACGCTGCAACGCTGGGAAGAAGTGAAGGGCAAACAAGCTGATATGCCTTCACATGAAGTAGAAATCCCGGTAATAACAGGCGCTTCTGCCGGCGGAATGACGGCGGTAATGATAGCAAAGGCATTATATCAGGAAACAAAACCGGTAGAAAGAGAATTAAAACTAGAAGAGAACTCTTCCAATATTTTGTACGACTGTTGGGTAAACCTTACTGAATCGGTTGGTTCTCCGGTGATGTTGGATCAGTTATTGTCATTAAAAGACTTACAGCGATATGAGAAAATTCCATATTACAGCAAGTTGAAGTCATTGTTTAATTCCAGTTTTATTGAGAATATTGCCAATAAGCATATCCCAAATTCGGCAAGCAATCATACACCGGCCGGTTTTGTTCCAAAAGATTTGGAATTGTTGTTAACCTTAACCAATATTCAGGGATTTAAGTTTGTGGAGAAGTTTAATCCTACTTCAACTAGTTCTACCCAAATGTCAGGGGTGTATAAAGTGGTTAAGCATGCTGATTATGGTAATTTTGTAATAGGTAAGAATAGCTATGCCAACGATGGTAGAATACCGATTGATTTTGGGGCACCTGATCCGCAGGATTTAAACACTTTACGGCAATGTGCTATGGCAACCGGTGCTTTTCCTGTGGGTTTGAGCTACCGGGAGGTCAAGCGCAAAGTGCAGTATATCAAGGACAATCCATGGATCAATCTCGACCCTTCAATTCCCCTGGAAGTAGGGAAGGATCAAACTCACAATGCCTTGATGGTAGATGGTGGAGCTATAAATAACGAACCCTATAAAATGGCTATCCGCTTGCTTAATAAACGCCGTTTGGGAAACAAATCGGAGGATTACCTGTCTGAACCACTTCGGAATGCGGCCATACTCATGGTAGATCCTTTTCCAACAGAAGAAGAAAATGAGAGCAAGCCCAATTTTGACCCCGGTTTAATGGGAATAATTCCGGCTTTGGTTAATGCTATGCAAGAGCAACTGCTTTATTCCTCCACCAAGGGAAATGAATTTTATAGAGAAAGTCAGAACAATCGACCACTTTACCTGATTTCTCCAACCCGAAAAGATAAGAATGCCCAAACAATCGTTGGTAACAAAGCCATTGCCTGTGGAAGTTTGGGTGGTTTTGGCGGTTTACTGAGCAGAGATTTCAGGCAGCATGATTTCTTTTTGGGAAGAAGAAATTGCCAGCGCTTTTTGCAAAAGTACTTTGTGGTAGAATGGAAAGATGAGTATCATACGAATCCGAATCTGTTTGAGAATGATTATTATCAACTAGTTTTATCGGGATATAGCGGAAAAAAGGAAGCGGTTGAACGCTATAAAGTGTTTAATGAAGGAAAGTGGTATGTTCCAATAATTCCTGATACCAAATACAGCAGGGCAGAAGAACAAAATAAAATGGAGGTAAAACAACCGGAATGGAAGAAAATTGACTTTTGCAAGGATATTTACCGGATAAAACCACAAATTAAAAAGCGACTGAAAACGGCAACTTACGCGGCTTTTGATCCGGGATTGTTTGTAAAAGTAGCTATTAACCTGGGATTTGGAGTACTTGGTAATACAGTGAGCGATATGGTATTAAAGCATATCAAGAACGAGCTTGAAAGTTGGGAATTATTGGAGTGA
- a CDS encoding SpoIIE family protein phosphatase, with protein MRFDPNPNSNSSLSVEKRMSIDLELYLEKAKRAELDRHYYLAGEFYMQAGYIRKELGYANLAILDFEQASLNYKKEEDWRNYLKANDEQIFLYKEQELTDSAIRTQIASLSVVKRLKDLEQEFKIQFEIGQNFQVLMDFESALKQYQTSLTLAEQLHDKSKINLSVFNLGNIYNWLNKYELAEELLLKGINTLDLGDDLKTKLYFYGSYGILLSKLRKLEDAEYWFLKVLKEVEGKEDFDNLKFNILKSKGILYFNWKRYEDAISALKEAEEFGKNIRAYSIHSLVYEFLSKSYEELGDYKSSVIYFKKHFELHQRTTQQSINVREKNIMLRYEMEDAKKDTELFRLKNIDLALAYKEIETQKEEIEQKNKNITESIEYARNIQEGILPDLRQFQIFKESFVLYRPKDIIGGDFYWLANKGSLSILAVADCTGHGVPGALMSMIGHNLLNQAVNEKELVDPGEILYFLHEGIHRIFNQNRANRRTYDGMDISLITIDRATKNLFYAGAMRPMYYVRQGELNRLDPNKNPIGGIEGEEAVFSTQVLAYLADDTFYLFSDGYADQFGGPNGRKFMMKRFKETLLEVAQYPLTRQMELLEHELNDWKGFLEQVDDILIIGIKID; from the coding sequence ATGCGGTTTGACCCTAACCCAAATTCCAATTCAAGCCTTTCGGTAGAAAAGCGAATGAGCATTGATTTGGAATTGTATCTGGAAAAGGCGAAAAGGGCAGAGCTGGATAGGCATTACTATTTAGCCGGAGAGTTTTATATGCAGGCCGGTTACATTCGAAAAGAGTTGGGATATGCGAATTTGGCCATTCTGGATTTTGAACAAGCCTCCTTAAATTATAAAAAGGAGGAAGATTGGAGAAACTATTTGAAAGCCAATGATGAGCAAATTTTCCTTTATAAAGAACAGGAGTTAACAGACAGTGCCATCCGGACTCAAATTGCCAGTTTGAGTGTGGTGAAAAGACTGAAGGATCTGGAACAAGAGTTTAAAATTCAATTTGAAATTGGTCAGAATTTTCAGGTTTTGATGGATTTTGAATCGGCCTTAAAGCAGTATCAAACCAGTTTAACCCTGGCCGAACAACTACACGACAAAAGTAAGATCAACTTATCGGTATTTAATCTGGGTAATATCTATAATTGGCTTAATAAATATGAGCTTGCCGAAGAATTACTGTTAAAAGGGATAAATACCTTAGATTTGGGTGATGACCTAAAAACCAAGCTATATTTTTATGGAAGTTATGGCATTTTACTTTCTAAGTTAAGAAAACTGGAAGATGCCGAATACTGGTTTTTAAAGGTGTTGAAGGAGGTGGAAGGGAAGGAGGATTTTGATAATCTGAAATTCAATATTCTAAAAAGCAAGGGAATATTGTATTTCAATTGGAAAAGGTATGAAGATGCAATTTCTGCTTTGAAGGAAGCTGAGGAATTTGGCAAGAACATTCGAGCCTATAGTATTCACTCGTTGGTATATGAGTTTTTGTCCAAATCTTATGAGGAATTAGGTGATTATAAAAGCAGTGTTATCTACTTTAAGAAGCATTTTGAACTTCATCAGCGCACTACCCAACAAAGCATCAATGTGAGGGAAAAAAACATTATGCTTCGGTATGAAATGGAAGATGCCAAAAAGGATACTGAGTTGTTTAGGTTAAAGAACATTGACTTAGCTCTGGCATACAAGGAAATTGAAACCCAAAAAGAAGAGATTGAGCAAAAAAATAAGAACATCACGGAAAGTATTGAATATGCCCGAAACATACAAGAAGGGATTTTGCCTGATTTAAGACAATTTCAGATATTTAAGGAAAGCTTTGTGTTATATCGCCCCAAAGACATTATTGGAGGTGATTTTTACTGGCTTGCCAACAAAGGTTCATTGTCTATTTTAGCCGTTGCCGATTGCACCGGTCATGGTGTTCCCGGAGCCTTGATGTCTATGATTGGTCATAACTTGCTCAATCAGGCAGTGAATGAAAAGGAACTTGTTGATCCGGGTGAGATATTGTATTTTCTCCACGAAGGCATACATCGGATTTTTAATCAAAACCGCGCTAACCGGAGAACGTATGACGGCATGGATATTTCCTTGATTACGATAGACCGAGCAACCAAAAACCTTTTTTATGCAGGCGCTATGCGTCCTATGTATTATGTTCGGCAGGGAGAGTTGAACAGGCTTGATCCAAATAAAAACCCAATTGGTGGAATAGAAGGTGAAGAAGCCGTTTTCTCTACCCAGGTTTTAGCGTATTTGGCTGATGATACTTTTTACCTGTTTTCGGACGGATATGCAGACCAGTTTGGAGGGCCCAATGGAAGGAAATTTATGATGAAACGGTTTAAAGAAACCTTGTTGGAAGTGGCTCAATATCCCTTAACCAGGCAAATGGAATTGTTGGAGCATGAGTTAAACGATTGGAAGGGATTTTTGGAACAGGTGGACGATATACTAATAATCGGAATCAAAATAGACTAA
- a CDS encoding 1-acyl-sn-glycerol-3-phosphate acyltransferase — protein sequence MQPVKNFLRFLYTFWGLFIFIAFVATSYPLALVAYWIYGKRSFFKLFPWYQAWSNAWIFLMGMKLKVEGLEYFKQRKDYIVVGNHSSSLDIFAMASGIPIPFKAMAKKELSNIPVMGFLFKVGCVNVDRNDAESRKKSVEQVKRELQQGFSILIMPEGTRNTGPNPLGPFKEGAFRIAIEMQVPLLPVVLFNVRTLMPHPTLLIQGPGTIHVKFLEPISVLGLTEADVPILKQRVYAQLEQELLTNDPYFKQP from the coding sequence ATGCAACCAGTAAAGAATTTTCTTCGTTTCCTGTATACCTTTTGGGGTCTTTTCATATTTATTGCCTTTGTAGCTACCTCCTACCCGCTGGCATTGGTGGCATATTGGATTTATGGGAAACGTAGTTTTTTTAAGCTTTTTCCATGGTACCAGGCTTGGAGCAATGCCTGGATTTTTTTGATGGGGATGAAACTGAAAGTGGAAGGATTGGAGTATTTTAAACAACGCAAAGATTATATAGTGGTAGGAAATCATTCCTCGTCCTTGGATATTTTTGCGATGGCATCCGGCATACCAATACCGTTTAAAGCGATGGCTAAGAAGGAGTTAAGTAATATACCGGTGATGGGTTTTTTGTTTAAGGTAGGCTGTGTCAATGTGGATAGAAACGATGCAGAAAGTCGTAAAAAAAGCGTGGAACAGGTAAAGCGAGAACTTCAACAAGGGTTTTCCATATTAATTATGCCCGAAGGAACCCGAAATACCGGACCTAATCCCCTGGGACCTTTTAAAGAAGGGGCTTTTAGGATTGCAATAGAAATGCAGGTTCCTTTGTTGCCGGTGGTACTATTTAATGTTCGCACCCTGATGCCACACCCCACCTTGCTTATTCAAGGTCCGGGTACTATTCATGTTAAATTTTTGGAACCTATTTCGGTGCTAGGTTTAACCGAAGCTGATGTACCGATTTTGAAACAAAGGGTTTATGCTCAACTAGAACAAGAGCTTTTAACCAATGATCCGTATTTTAAACAGCCCTGA
- a CDS encoding T9SS type A sorting domain-containing protein: MKVKKLLVASILSVLSTTAVWAQQVRNCGTMEYLEYQMQNDPALSEKMQEIEHFTNQFIASNQGTAKAIVTIPVVFHVVYNTSAQNISDALILAQLDQLNKDYARLNSDAGSTPSAFQSLAVNTNIQFCMAQRDPSGNATTGIVRKSTTVTSFSSNDAVKYTAQGGDNAWDATKYFNIWVCNLGGGLLGYAQFPGGAAATDGVVLLYSSVGSLTTPGSATPYNYGRTATHEVGHWLNLRHIWGDANCGNDQVSDTPTQQTSNYGCPTFPHVTCSNGANGDMFMNYMDYTDDACMNMFTSGQSTRMAALFATGGARIGLVSSNGCSAPTTTGCGTPSSLAAGSLTTTSASLSWTGVSGAVSYNVQYKTTAATTWTTVSTTATTYALSGLSAATSYQFQVQAVCSSQSGSYSAATGFTTASTTTTCTDNYEANETRTAGKTISTNTDIFAKIGTSTDKDWFKFTTTTAAKNIKVVLDQLPADYDLKLFNNSGTQLGVSQNTSTTAETIIRNTTSTGTYYVQVYGYSSAYNANSCYRLRVNVSSSSFRTIENADEESMDVVAMDEVSLYPNPNNGNFIVTILSDNENDVNIRVNDITGKTIYTGRFNSTKGENNFNLDLQGQAKGIYFVEVNHGETKTIKKLIVE, translated from the coding sequence ATGAAAGTAAAAAAATTACTCGTAGCCTCTATTTTAAGTGTGCTTAGCACTACGGCAGTATGGGCTCAACAAGTCCGTAATTGTGGTACCATGGAATATTTGGAGTACCAAATGCAAAACGATCCGGCATTGTCAGAAAAAATGCAGGAAATTGAACATTTTACCAATCAGTTTATTGCCTCTAACCAAGGAACCGCTAAAGCCATTGTTACCATTCCGGTAGTTTTTCACGTGGTATATAATACCTCTGCTCAAAACATTTCCGACGCCTTAATTTTGGCTCAGTTAGATCAATTAAACAAAGACTATGCTCGTTTAAATTCCGATGCAGGAAGCACTCCAAGCGCTTTTCAAAGTTTGGCTGTAAACACCAATATACAGTTTTGCATGGCTCAGCGCGACCCAAGTGGCAATGCAACAACCGGTATCGTTCGTAAATCCACTACCGTTACTTCCTTCTCCAGCAATGATGCTGTAAAATATACAGCTCAAGGAGGTGACAATGCCTGGGATGCTACCAAATACTTTAATATCTGGGTTTGTAACCTGGGTGGTGGTTTGTTAGGTTATGCTCAATTTCCGGGCGGTGCAGCAGCTACCGACGGGGTAGTATTGCTGTATTCTTCCGTTGGTAGTTTAACTACACCGGGTAGCGCAACACCCTATAATTATGGCCGTACAGCTACTCACGAAGTTGGTCACTGGTTAAACCTTCGTCACATTTGGGGTGATGCCAATTGCGGTAACGACCAGGTGAGCGATACTCCAACTCAGCAAACTTCCAATTACGGTTGCCCAACTTTCCCGCATGTTACCTGCAGCAATGGAGCAAATGGCGATATGTTTATGAACTACATGGATTATACCGATGATGCTTGCATGAATATGTTTACCTCCGGGCAATCAACCCGCATGGCAGCTTTGTTTGCTACCGGTGGTGCTCGTATTGGTTTGGTTAGCTCAAACGGCTGCTCCGCTCCAACAACTACCGGTTGCGGAACTCCTTCTTCCCTAGCCGCTGGTAGCCTAACAACCACTTCAGCCAGCCTTTCCTGGACCGGAGTTTCAGGTGCAGTTAGTTATAATGTACAATACAAAACTACTGCAGCAACTACCTGGACTACCGTTTCAACCACCGCTACAACTTACGCCCTTTCCGGATTAAGCGCTGCAACATCTTACCAATTCCAAGTGCAAGCAGTTTGCTCCAGCCAATCAGGCTCCTATAGCGCTGCAACCGGCTTCACCACAGCAAGTACAACTACAACCTGCACCGATAATTACGAAGCCAACGAAACCAGAACTGCCGGAAAAACCATTTCAACCAATACCGATATTTTTGCTAAAATTGGTACCAGTACAGATAAAGACTGGTTTAAATTCACCACCACCACCGCTGCCAAAAACATCAAAGTGGTGTTAGACCAACTTCCTGCCGATTACGATTTGAAACTATTCAACAACAGTGGAACACAATTAGGCGTTTCTCAAAACACCAGCACCACTGCTGAAACCATTATTCGAAATACCACCAGCACCGGAACTTATTATGTTCAAGTGTATGGCTACAGCAGCGCCTACAACGCCAATTCATGCTACCGTTTGCGTGTTAATGTGAGCAGTTCTTCTTTCCGTACCATCGAAAATGCTGATGAAGAATCCATGGATGTGGTTGCTATGGACGAAGTAAGTTTATATCCTAACCCTAACAATGGTAACTTTATTGTAACTATTCTAAGCGATAACGAAAACGATGTGAATATCCGGGTAAACGATATTACCGGAAAAACCATCTATACCGGCCGTTTTAACTCAACTAAAGGGGAAAACAATTTCAACCTGGATTTGCAAGGTCAAGCCAAAGGAATTTACTTTGTTGAAGTAAATCATGGTGAAACCAAAACTATCAAAAAATTGATCGTAGAATAA
- the nuoF gene encoding NADH-quinone oxidoreductase subunit NuoF yields MARKILTQHIEVPGIETIEVFRQHGGYSSLEKALRMNPDDVVEEVKKSGLRGRGGAGFPTGMKWSFIDKKSGNPRYLVCNADESEPGTFKDRWYMQKNPHGLVEGMIVSSFALGANTAYIYIRGELIFVAKILEKAIAEAYAAGFLGKNILGTGFDLDLYVQPGGGAYICGEETALIESLEGKRGNPRLKPPFPAIAGLYGCPTVVNNVETISAVPHIVNMGGDEYAKIGIGRSTGTKLISASGHINKPGVYEIELGLPVEEFLYSDEYCGGIWKGRQLKAVVAGGSSVPILPAHLITTTAKGEPRLMSYESLSDGGFATGTMLGSGGFIVYDETACIVRNLWNFTRFYHHESCGQCSPCREGTGWMEKVLHRIEHGHGKMSDIDLLVDVAKKIEGNTICPLGDAAAWPVGSAIRHFRAEFEYHVLHPDKISDPKHGEKNPLMLVSAPVTQ; encoded by the coding sequence ATGGCAAGAAAAATTCTTACCCAACATATTGAGGTTCCAGGTATTGAAACCATCGAAGTATTTCGTCAACATGGCGGCTATTCCAGTTTGGAAAAAGCTTTGCGCATGAATCCTGACGATGTAGTGGAAGAGGTAAAAAAATCCGGATTAAGAGGCCGGGGAGGAGCAGGTTTCCCCACCGGTATGAAATGGAGTTTTATTGATAAGAAATCTGGAAACCCCCGTTACCTGGTTTGCAATGCCGACGAAAGTGAACCTGGTACATTCAAAGACCGCTGGTACATGCAGAAAAATCCGCATGGATTGGTAGAAGGTATGATTGTTTCCTCGTTTGCTCTTGGAGCTAACACTGCCTATATTTACATCCGGGGTGAACTGATTTTTGTAGCAAAAATTCTAGAAAAAGCAATTGCAGAAGCTTATGCTGCAGGATTTTTAGGTAAAAATATTCTCGGCACCGGATTTGACCTTGACCTGTATGTGCAACCCGGTGGAGGGGCCTACATTTGTGGGGAAGAAACTGCCCTAATTGAATCCTTGGAAGGCAAACGCGGTAACCCAAGGTTAAAGCCACCTTTCCCTGCTATTGCAGGATTGTACGGCTGTCCAACCGTTGTAAATAATGTTGAAACCATTTCGGCGGTTCCTCATATCGTTAATATGGGAGGGGACGAATACGCTAAAATCGGTATCGGACGCAGCACCGGAACAAAACTAATTTCGGCTTCAGGACATATCAATAAACCCGGTGTTTATGAAATTGAGCTTGGACTGCCGGTAGAAGAGTTTTTATACTCCGACGAGTACTGTGGAGGTATTTGGAAAGGCCGCCAATTAAAAGCTGTGGTAGCCGGTGGATCATCCGTTCCAATTTTGCCTGCTCATCTGATTACCACAACTGCCAAAGGAGAACCTCGATTGATGTCTTATGAAAGTCTTTCCGATGGCGGTTTCGCTACAGGTACCATGCTGGGTTCAGGTGGGTTTATCGTTTATGACGAAACGGCCTGCATAGTTCGAAACCTTTGGAACTTCACCCGTTTCTACCACCACGAAAGTTGCGGACAATGCAGTCCTTGCCGCGAAGGTACCGGATGGATGGAAAAAGTACTTCACCGCATTGAACACGGCCACGGCAAAATGTCGGATATTGATCTATTGGTTGACGTTGCTAAAAAAATTGAAGGCAATACCATTTGTCCACTTGGTGATGCTGCAGCATGGCCTGTTGGTAGTGCCATTCGTCATTTTAGAGCCGAATTCGAATACCATGTGCTTCATCCTGATAAAATTTCCGATCCAAAACACGGCGAAAAAAATCCCTTAATGCTGGTATCTGCCCCTGTAACACAATAA
- a CDS encoding LD-carboxypeptidase — MYHLIPSLKKGDKIGICCTARFVTKEAIQPCLNTLEEWGFEVVLGKYIFEKDRQFGGNDTQRTHDLQAFLDDPEIKAVLFAKGGYGTVRIVDGLSWDGFKNNPKWLCGFSDITVLHAHVHQQVGLPSLHSPMSLNFQPNSVDVEALQRLKDFWEGKGLEAMIAKPHSNNRFGSSEGVLVGGNLSILYSISGSDSELDLDGKILFLEDLDEYLYHIDRMLWQLKRAGKLKGLAGLVVGGMSEMKDNAEPFGRTVEEIVREAVGEYGYPVAFGLEAGHIFRNLPLALGLPVQLTVNEAITTLKWKN; from the coding sequence ATGTACCATTTGATACCTTCCCTAAAAAAAGGGGATAAAATTGGCATTTGTTGCACTGCTCGATTTGTTACTAAGGAAGCCATTCAACCCTGCTTGAATACCTTGGAAGAATGGGGTTTTGAGGTAGTATTGGGCAAGTATATTTTTGAAAAAGACCGTCAGTTTGGAGGCAATGACACCCAACGAACCCATGATTTACAGGCTTTCCTGGATGACCCGGAAATAAAAGCGGTGTTGTTTGCAAAAGGTGGATACGGCACTGTGCGAATAGTAGATGGATTGAGTTGGGATGGATTTAAAAACAATCCCAAATGGTTATGTGGCTTTAGCGATATTACTGTATTACATGCCCATGTTCATCAACAAGTTGGATTACCTAGTTTACATTCGCCAATGTCGCTGAATTTTCAGCCCAATTCGGTAGATGTAGAGGCATTACAACGATTAAAAGATTTTTGGGAAGGTAAAGGATTGGAAGCGATGATAGCTAAACCCCATTCCAACAACCGGTTTGGAAGTTCAGAAGGGGTATTGGTTGGCGGGAATTTGTCAATACTTTATTCCATTTCGGGATCCGATTCAGAATTGGACCTGGATGGAAAAATTCTATTCCTGGAAGATCTGGATGAGTACCTGTATCATATTGATCGTATGCTTTGGCAACTGAAACGGGCAGGGAAATTGAAAGGGTTGGCAGGACTGGTAGTTGGAGGGATGAGTGAGATGAAGGACAATGCAGAGCCATTTGGGCGAACGGTTGAAGAGATTGTTCGGGAAGCTGTGGGCGAGTATGGTTATCCGGTGGCATTTGGTTTGGAGGCCGGACATATATTCCGGAATTTGCCATTAGCACTGGGTTTGCCTGTACAATTAACTGTAAACGAAGCGATTACAACCCTGAAGTGGAAAAACTAA
- a CDS encoding NAD(P)H-dependent oxidoreductase subunit E: MSTETNPIQFSPESLEICKRIIARYPEGRQKSALLPILHLAQAEFGGWLSPQTMDYVASILNIQPIEVYEVASFYTMYNLKPVGKCLIEVCRTGPCWLRGAEDIVKHLENKLGIKEGETTSDGMFTLKTVECMAACGTGPMFQCGDHYFEELTTEKVDGLLEEFRKNPPPVRNIV; the protein is encoded by the coding sequence ATGTCGACCGAAACAAATCCAATCCAGTTTTCGCCAGAGAGTCTGGAAATCTGTAAACGAATTATTGCCCGTTATCCTGAAGGACGCCAAAAATCGGCCCTACTTCCAATTTTACACTTGGCTCAGGCTGAGTTTGGAGGTTGGCTTAGTCCTCAAACCATGGACTATGTGGCATCTATTCTGAATATTCAACCTATTGAAGTATACGAGGTAGCATCCTTTTATACCATGTATAACCTGAAGCCGGTTGGTAAATGCCTTATTGAAGTTTGCCGAACCGGACCTTGCTGGTTACGAGGTGCCGAAGATATTGTTAAGCACCTTGAAAACAAACTAGGCATTAAGGAAGGCGAAACAACTTCCGATGGCATGTTTACCCTTAAAACGGTTGAATGCATGGCCGCTTGTGGTACCGGTCCTATGTTCCAATGTGGTGACCACTATTTTGAAGAATTAACTACCGAAAAGGTAGATGGATTATTGGAAGAATTCCGTAAAAATCCACCACCGGTTCGTAACATTGTTTAA